A portion of the Podospora pseudoanserina strain CBS 124.78 chromosome 2, whole genome shotgun sequence genome contains these proteins:
- a CDS encoding hypothetical protein (EggNog:ENOG503PB8N; COG:Q) — MADPVNSSSYGQPEKLIDNLKPSSVIGLATSCLKGWETWQYVVTIFLGLVVYDQVMYIYRKGSIAGPSFKIPFMGPFLQALDPKFDGYLAQWASGPLSCVSVFHKFVVLASDRDLAHKVFKSPQYTEPCIVPIAKDLLSHKAWVFLTGKVHVEFRRGLAPLFTSKALSTYLPVQEKVLGEYFDRFVAISEANNGKPTAFMTSFREIQCALSLRTFFGDYISEGAVKRIADDFYKVTAAMELVNVPFSMYIPFTKQWIGKKVADEVHEEFARAAGACKKNMATGAAPICTIDHWVLNMLESNRYRERIAAGEEGVEKPANLIREFTNMEISETLFTFLFASQDASSSATTWMFQILAQRPDVLDKVREENLAARGGDRTKPFDLEMIESLTYTNAVVKELLRWRPPVIFVPYLALKDFPVTPDYTVPKGSMIIPSCYPALHDPAVYPNPEYFDPDRWITGDAETKTKNWLVFGAGPHDCLARRYVPMSFAGMIGKASLELDWTHHATPRSEEIKVFATLFPMDGAQLVFKKRKWD; from the exons ATGGCTGACCCTGTCAATTCCTCCTCGTATGGCCAGCCTGAGAAGCTGATTGATAACCTGAAGCCATCATCGGTCATTGGGCTTGCAACGAGCTGCCTCAAAGGGTGGGAGACTTGGCAATATGTGGTGACCATTTTTCTCGGTCTGGTGGTCTACGACCAGGTCATGTACATTTACCGCAAAGGATCCATTGCTGGCCCCAGCTTCAAGATTCCCTTCATGGGACCCTTCTTGCAGGCCCTCGACCCCAAATTCGACGGTTATCTGGCCCAGTGGGCAAGTGGGCCCCTCAGCTGTGTTTCCGTCTTCCACaa ATTCGTTGTCCTTGCTTCCGACCGCGATCTCGCCCACAAAGTATTCAAATCGCCCCAGTATACCGAGCCATGCATTGTCCCCATTGCAAAGGACCTCCTGAGCCACAAGGCCTGGGTCTTCCTCACCGGCAAGGTCCATGTCGAGTTTCGTCGAGGACTGGCGCCTTTGTTTACCAGCAAGGCCCTGTCGACTTACCTGCCAGTCCAAGAAAAGGTGCTGGGCGAGTATTTTGACAGGTTTGTGGCCATCAGCGAAGCCAATAACGGCAAGCCAACGGCTTTCATGACGTCGTTTCGCGAAATCCAATGCGCCCTTTCTCTGCGCACCTTCTTCGGCGACTACATCTCCGAGGGCGCTGTCAAGCGAATCGCCGACGACTTTTACAAGGTCACTGCTGCCATGGAGCTGGTCAATGTTCCCTTTTCCATGTACATCCCGTTTACCAAGCAATGGATCGGCAAGAAGGTGGCCGATGAGGTTCACGAGGAGTTTGCACGCGCTGCTGGTGCCTGCAAGAAGAACATGGCCACCGGTGCCGCCCCGATCTGCACCATTGACCATTGGGTCCTCAACATGCTCGAGTCCAACAGATACCGCGAAAGAATTGCcgccggggaagaaggagtggAGAAGCCGGCGAACTTGATCCGCGAGTTCACCAACATGGAGATCTCGGAGACTCTgttcaccttcctcttcgctTCACAGGATGCCTCGAGCAGCGCCACCACTTGGATGTTCCAGATTCTTGCTCAACGACCGGATGTGCTCGACAAGGTGCGGGAGGAAAACCTGGCTGCGCGCGGGGGTGACAGGACCAAGCCTTTTGACCTCGAAATGATCGAATCACTCACCTACACCAACGCGGTCGTCAAGGAGCTGCTCCGCTGGAGACCGCCCGTCATTTTTGTCCCCTACCTGGCTCTCAAGGACTTTCCGGTCACACCTGACTACACGGTTCCCAAGGGGTCCATGATCATCCCCTCGTGCTACCCGGCACTCCACGACCCAGCGGTGTACCCCAACCCCGAGTATTTTGACCCTGACAGGTGGATCACGGGCGATGCCGAGACGAAGACCAAGAactggttggtgtttggggcTGGCCCTCACGACTGTCTTGCGAGGAGATATGTGCCCATGTCTTTTGCGGGCATGATTGGCAAGGCGTCGTTGGAGCTAGACTGGACGCACCATGCGACGCCTAGGTccgaggagatcaaggtgTTTGCCACCCTGTTCCCCATG GATGGTGCTCAACTTGTGTTCAAGAAGCGGAAATGGGATTAG
- a CDS encoding hypothetical protein (EggNog:ENOG503P67Q; COG:S), translating into MRHTLRRSCSACAKSKHSCDLGTPRCSRCVKRKVQCLYANEPLTAPQKKTIILPVGTRFSSVDPFESYPQTRLPRSHVQRLIHSFLHKIAFQYYPLDLSPTSNPFLVSWWPQALGDPALFHVSLQTACLDEELLAQRGFQASTVLMADSVALLRRKVEDSALAVQDGTMNSVITLAAIEFGKGNTRVSEMHVAGVKRLVDLRGGISSVRRTSPLTARMVSWVSLLVMGHPQFDTQDDAGIGDGIPPIPEWRLDLPILEDQLGNLNIDHPVKNVLTRLRCVFERAQSAPFPNTRLHDLTCFAVHRLLLTAAGAHVSSPTTECIRYGIVLYMFIIQGPTYFSHAVLMNKLVTNLRQHLEQQQFEFAAHQDVNVWLAAVGLVASANNTAHYEWFAERARAASASLQLRSWTDTLSCIKRVLWLETVHSEGIFRPHWDMFFMSSHNDVATTDISQPTTPRSLVAIRSLPRGSPPGKKQSGVVTSSMDVIGFG; encoded by the exons ATGCGCCACACGCTCCGGCGGTCGTGCTCTGCATGCGCAAAGTCCAAACACAGCTGTGATCTTGGCACTCCCCGCTGCTCCCGCTGTGTCAAACGCAAGGTCCAGTGTTTGTATGCAAATGAACCCTTGACTGCCCCTCAAAAGAAGACAATCATCCTCCCCGTTGGCACCAGGTTCTCGTCTGTTGATCCTTTCGAGTCCTACCCGCAGACCAGACTGCCCCGAAGCCACGTCCAGCGTCTCATTCACAGCTTTCTCCACAAGATTGCCTTTCAATACTACCCTCTGGATCTCAGCCCAACCTCGAACCCCTTTCTGGTGTCTTGGTGGCCCCAAGCGCTCGGTGATCCAGCCCTGTTTCACGTCTCACTACAGACGGCATGcctcgacgaggagctgCTGGCCCAGAGGGGGTTTCAGGCTTCGACGGTGCTCATGGCTGATTCAGTGGCATTGCTGCGCCGAAAGGTCGAAGACTCGGCTCTTGCAGTCCAAGACGGGACCATGAACTCTGTTATCACGCTGGCGGCTATCGAG TTTGGGAAAGGCAACACGAGGGTCAGTGAGATGCATGTGGCTGGAGTCAAGAGACTGGTCGACCTACGAGGCGGCATCAGCTCTGTAAGGCGAACGAGTCCACTTACAGCGAGGATGGTCAGTTG GGTATCACTGCTCGTCATGGGCCATCCACAATTCGACACTCAAGATGACGCCGGCATTGGAGACGGCATACCTCCAATACCAGAATGGCGGCTGGACTTGCCCATTCTCGAGGACCAACTTGGCAACCTCAATATCGATCATCCCGTCAAGAACGTTCTCACACGCCTTCGCTGCGTTTTTGAACGGGCACAATCCGCCCCATTCCCCAACACACGACTGCACGACCTCACATGCTTTGCAGTACACCGTCTCTTGCTCACCGCCGCTGGGGCCCATGTATCATCGCCCACGACCGAGTGCATCCGTTACGGCATTGTTCTCTACATGTTCATCATCCAGGGGCCAACCTACTTCTCCCACGCCGTGCTCATGAACAAACTGGTCACCAACCTGAGGCAACAcctcgagcagcagcaattcGAGTTCGCAGCACACCAAGACGTCAACGTCTGGCTTGCCGCAGTCGGGCTGGTAGCCTCCGCCAACAACACGGCTCACTACGAGTGGTTCGCCGAACGAGCACGGGCGGCATCGGCTTCGTTGCAATTACGCAGCTGGACCGACACATTATCTTGCATCAAGAGGGTGCTCTGGCTCGAGACGGTACACAGCGAAGGCATTTTCCGACCACATTGGGACATGTTTTTTATGTCAAGCCACAATGACGTGGCCACTACAGATATCAGCCAGCCGACAACGCCCCGTTCACTAGTAGCGATACGGTCACTGCCAAGGGGATCACCGCCAGGGAAAAAGCAGAGCGGTGTTGTGACTAGCAGTATGGATGTCATAGGTTTTGGGTAG
- a CDS encoding hypothetical protein (EggNog:ENOG503NWYT; COG:Q) yields the protein MINMITTILYALLAVVSLAYLADYLLAWNDDPKEPPRLRARIPLIGHLIGIIVNGPSYHSVIRNDETTEIYTLGILNYKLYTSVSTRLLPLIQRQSRALSFRPMIQTVARKWGDANDETDRLFRETDLITEFSHVMKTSLAPGPQLDEMNMRMAQRALVDLDLLLGDGKDKKTKLLEWARFAITQASSCGVYGNKHPFLDDKVYEAFWAWHAHLSAHISGINFDILSHGYHARAVVFAAHAKYCTSIPPDTSSLFLSRWQCLLSSGLSVSEASKQQATLPIGMLSNTVPTFFWTIYEIFSRPALLSSIRSEILTFAITTSGPRHILNLTNLKTSCPLLLSTFQETQRTRHIHAAIRKVTTNTLLDSGKLLLKEGNYLQMPGHAIHYSQSTYGPTARDFVPERFMDPNLKRGGADFLAWGAPPHLCPARQFAATEILILVAMLVVRTDIHPAEGTEWEEKPGLEFADPVTVLNPKRDVEVVVRVRGEKQGRWEVEMGDGSRASRVPLASG from the exons ATGATCAACATGATAACAACCATACTCTACGCTCTCCTCGCCGTGGTCTCGCTCGCTTATCTAGCAGATTACCTGCTCGCCTGGAACGACGACCCAAAGGAACCTCCCCGCCTGCGGGCGAGGATACCGCTGATTGGACACCTCATCggcatcatcgtcaacgGTCCTTCCTACCACAGCGTCATCCGCAATGATGAAACCACCGAGATTTACACGCTCGGGATCCTCAATTACAAACTCTACACCTCGGTGTCCACCCGGCTGCTGCCGTTGATCCAACGCCAGAGCAGAGCCCTTTCGTTCCGGCCAATGATCCAGACGGTGGCTAGAAAATGGGGTGACGCAAATGATGAGACTGACAGGTTGTTTCGTGAGACTGATCTCATTACTGAGTTTAGCCATGTCATGAAGACGAGTCTGGCTCCCGGGCCGCAGCTGGATGAGATGAATATGAGGATGGCACAACGGGCACTGGTTGATTTGGATCTCTtgcttggggatgggaaagatAAAAAAACCAAACTGCTCGAGTGGGCGAGGTTTGCTATCACGCAGGCGAGTAGCTGTGGTGTTTATGGGAATAAACACCCGTTTCTCGATGACAAGGTTTATGAAGCTTTTTG gGCCTGGCACGCCCACCTATCAGCCCACATCTCAGGAATCAACTTTGACATCCTCTCCCACGGCTACCATGCCCGAGCCGTCGTCTTTGCCGCCCACGCAAAATACTgcacctccatccccccggacacctcctccctcttcctctcccgctGGCAgtgcctcctctcctctggCCTTTCCGTGTCAGAAGCCTCCAAACAACAAGCCACACTCCCAATAGGAATGCTCTCCAACACAGTCCCGACCTTTTTCTGGACCATTTACGAGATTTTTTCCCGGCCTGCTCTTTTGTCCTCGATCCGCTCCGAAATCCTCACTtttgccatcaccacctccggccCTCGTCACATCCTCAACCTGACCAACCTCAAAACCTCAtgcccgctcctcctctccacctttcAGGAAACCCAACGGACAAGACACATCCACGCCGCCATCCGGAAAGTCACAACCAACACTCTTTTGGACAGCGGCAAGCTTTTGCTGAAGGAAGGGAACTACCTCCAGATGCCAGGCCACGCAATCCACTACTCCCAATCCACCTACGGCCCGACCGCTCGAGATTTCGTTCCTGAGCGGTTCATGGATCCAAATCTCAAAAGGGGCGGTGCGGATTTTCTTGCTTGGGGCGCCCCGCCACATCTCTGTCCTGCGAGGCAGTTCGCCGCGACGGAGATATTGATTTTGGTGGCTATGCTGGTTGTCAGGACTGATATCCATCCTGCTGAGGGGACagagtgggaggagaagccggGGTTGGAGTTTGCTGATCCGGTTACTGTTTTAAATCCCAAGCGGGATGTGGAGGTCGTGGTTAGGGTTAGGGGAGAGAAGCAAGGCAggtgggaggttgagatgggggatggtAGTAGGGCGAGTAGGGTGCCACTGGCGTCGGGTTGA
- a CDS encoding hypothetical protein (EggNog:ENOG503NWV6; COG:Q): MDIVNRSFASVLPEGRSLPAGGIDSSTFQFSSSIATAILCGLTLWYWWAITKAKASRDFIDGNYNFDAPIIGPKNAVLGRLAFFRNGPKYIAEGYAKYKDTFFKVSGNDLLIVPNKYLQELASMPPEKLSLNTAIVDAFQRLHSITNVITDHSLQTRMLNARLTPRLGLQVPAVQEQFKKYLPVELPANSTTEWTSINALHLARRMVHRGVATQFVDELKENEEYIQTAINYSEHGFKHNFALRLFPDFFKPIAAQFSPTSWGVDAALRKARKMLIPLIQKRRVLEKDPDYKKPEDFLQYLMDGGIAEGDSDEITVQRLMVTYLGSGPSTIIAVAQLLFDLCVHSEYVEVLREEIIQVLTEHNGFTHTALAEMKKLDSFMRESQRLSPPTLLGFNAIVRSDIVLHDGVVLPNGCHIQMATYAIGMDPEKNGPDPEKFDGLRQYNKRKLPGQEKIHRFTTTADNNLHFGHGKIVCPGRFFADHSMKMIAANILLRYDLQFPGGKKERPGNTSMYDVLIPDLGTCVEFRLREDAGRWNW; this comes from the exons ATGGATATCGTCAACAGGTCCTTCGCCAGTGTACTCCCAGAGGGTAGATCACTGCCCGCCGGGGGCATtgactcctccaccttccaaTTCTCATCTTCCATTGCAACTGCCATCCTCTGTGGCCTCACACTCTGGTACTGGTGGGCAATCACCAAGGCGAAGGCCTCCCGGGACTTCATCGACGGCAATTACAACTTCGATGCCCCCATCATCGGTCCCAAAAATGCTGTCCTGGGCCGTCTAGCCTTCTTCCGCAATGGCCCAAAGTACATCGCCGAGGGCTATGCCAAGTACAAAGACACCTTCTTCAAGGTATCGGGCAATGATCTGCTGATCGTCCCCAACAAGTACCTCCAGGAGCTGGCCTCCATGCCCCCTGAGAAGCTCTCTCTCAACACCGCCATCGTGGACGCCTTCCAGCGCCTCCACTCCATCACCAATGTCATCACCGACCACAGTCTCCAAACTCGCATGCTCAATGCTCGTCTCACCCCCAGACTGGGTCTCCAAGTACCGGCAGTCCAGGAGCAGTTCAAGAAGTACCTTCCCGTCGAACTCCCTGCGAATTCCACCACAGAATGGACCAGCATCAACGCCCTTCACTTGGCCAGGAGAATGGTCCACCGCGGAGTAGCCACCCAGTTCGTTgacgagctcaaggagaacgAAGAGTATATCCAGACCGCCATCAACTACTCAGAACACGGTTTCAAGCACAATTTTGCCCTTCGCCTCTTCCCCGACTTTTTCAAGCCGATTGCCGCCCAGTTCTCTCCAACTTCATGGGGTGTTGACGCCGCACTCCGCAAGGCCAGAAAGATgctcatccccctcatccagaAGCGTCGCGTCCTCGAAAAGGATCCTGACTATAAGAAGCCAGAGGACTTCTTGCAGTACCTTATGGACGGCGGAATTGCGGAAGGCGATAGCGACGAGATCACCGTCCAGAGATTGATGGTGACGTATCTCGGTTCCGGCCCGTCCACCATCATTGCCGTGGCCCAGCTCCTGTTTGATCTCTGCGTGCACAGCGAGTACGTCGAGGTGCTTAGGGAGGAGATTATCCAAGTCTTGACTGAACACAACGGGTTCACTCACACCGCCCTGGCCGagatgaagaagctggacAGCTTTATGCGTGAGTCGCAGAGGCTCAGTCCGCCTACTCTTT TGGGCTTCAACGCCATAGTCCGCTCCGACATCGTCCTCCACGACGGTGTCGTTCTCCCCAACGGCTGCCACATCCAAATGGCCACCTACGCCATCGGCATGGACCCGGAGAAGAACGGCCCCGACCCCGAGAAGTTTGATGGTTTGCGCCAGTACAACAAGCGGAAGCTCCCAGGCCAGGAGAAGATCCACCGGTTTACTACTACTGctgacaacaacctccatTTCGGGCACGGCAAGATTGTGTGCCCGGGGAGGTTTTTTGCTGATCACTCGATGAAGATGATTGCGGCGAACATTCTGTTGAGATATGACTTGCAGTTCCCCGGGGGTAAGAAGGAGAGGCCGGGGAATACGAGTATGTATGATGTGTTGATTCCGGACTTGGGGACGTGTGTTGAGTttaggttgagggaggatgcGGGGAGGTGGAATTGGTAG
- the PMP3_1 gene encoding plasma membrane proteolipid Pmp3 (EggNog:ENOG503P6N2; COG:S) — translation MPFTGSDICKIIFAVLLPPLGVFLERGCGADLLINLLLTILGYIPGIVHALYIICKY, via the exons atgccTTTCACCGGGTCTGACATCTGCAAGATCATCTTCGCCGTCttgctccctcctcttggAGTTTTCCTCGAGCGCGGCTGCGGTGCTGACCTCTtgatcaacctcctcttgaCGATCCTTGGT TACATCCCTGGCATCGTCCACGCCCTCTACATCATTTGCAAATACTAG
- a CDS encoding hypothetical protein (EggNog:ENOG503NXUH; COG:J), with the protein MPRDPLIGLVGKPSAGKSSTLNSLTDASSKVGNFPFTTIDPQRAIGYLQIDCACTRYNLTDKCKPNYGSCDNGRRSVPIELLDVAGLVPGAHEGKGLGNKFLDDLRHADALIHVVDASGTTDAEGKVTRGYDPSVDIAWLRSEIVAWIRGNLMAKWGSIKRRHIAVKATAVETLQNQFSGYGSTSAVVARTLDKLGLKEPLEEWSDETIDRVVNAFTDEKFPTVIALNKIDHPDADKNIAKIAKQQDPNSIVLCSAISEIFLRKMAKQGYIRYTEGSEFVDTREDLIADGDPDGGGLKELDEKNRNRIENLKDMVLYRFGSTGVVHVLTKAAEILGLVPVFPVRNIATFGSGGVGEGMGSNKGVFRDCVLVKKGSTVGDVARKVMGDAPIAYIEGAGGLRVAEDQLVAVGKNDILSFKVGK; encoded by the exons ATGCCTCGAGACCCCCTCATCGGCCTCGTGGGCAAGCCCAGCGCCGGCAAATCAAGcaccctcaactccctcacagATGCCTCCTCCAAAGTTG GAAACTTCCC CTTCACAACCATAGACCCCCAACGCGCAATAGGCTACCTCCAAATTGACTGCGCCTGCACCCGCTACAACTTAACCGACAAATGCAAGCCAAACTATGGCTCCTGCGACAACGGCCGCCGCTCCGTCCCcatcgagctcctcgacgtAGCCGGTCTCGTCCCCGGCGCGCACGAAGGCAAAGGCCTCGGTAACAAattcctcgacgacctccGCCACGCCGACGCCCTCATCCACGTCGTCGACGCCTCGGGCACCACCGATGCAGAAGGCAAAGTAACCCGGGGCTACGACCCCTCCGTCGACATCGCCTGGTTACGAAGCGAGATTGTAGCCTGGATCAGGGGGAATCTCATGGCGAAATGGGGAAGCATCAAAAGAAGACACATCGCCGTCAAAGCGACCGCAGTAGAAACCTTACAGAACCAGTTCTCCGGGTACGGGAGTACGAGCGCTGTGGTGGCAAGAACGTTGGATAAGTTGGGACTGAAGGAGCCATTGGAGGAGTGGAGTG ATGAAACCATCGACCGCGTGGTAAACGCTTTTACAGACGAGAAATTCCCCACCGTCATCGCCCTCAACAAAATCGACCACCCCGATGCGGACAAGAACATTGCCAAAATCGCCAAGCAGCAAGACCCCAACTCGATCGTGCTCTGCTCGGCCATTTCGGAGATTTTTCTCAGGAAGATGGCCAAGCAAGGCTATATCCGCTACACGGAAGGATCAGAGTTTGTCGACACGAGAGAGGACTTGATAGCAGATGGGGATCCggacggtggtgggcttAAAGAGCTCGACGAGAAGAACAGGAACAGGATAGAGAACCTCAAGGATATGGTTCTCTACCGGTTTGGGTCTACGGGCGTGGTGCATGTCCTGACGAAGGCAGCCGAGATTCTGGGGCTTGTGCCGGTTTTTCCGGTGAGGAATATTGCTACCTTTGGATCGGGgggtgtgggggaggggatggggagtaATAAGGGGGTGTTTAGGGATTGTGtgctggtgaagaaggggtcaacggtgggggatgtggcgaggaaggtgatgGGGGATGCGCCGATTGCGTATATTgagggggctggggggttAAGGGTTGCGGAGGATCAGTTGGTGGCGGTTGGGAAGAACGAT ATTTTGTCTTTCAAGGTTGGTAAGTAG
- a CDS encoding hypothetical protein (COG:S; EggNog:ENOG503NXT6) — protein sequence MALPIQDLPAWARLNDVSFDNVEVTTTVDKGYGVVSQKDLAAPEGTVETPQLLAVPHDLILNSLAVEEHAKEDKEFKQLLEAVGHHPPRVNVLLFLLVQLARNSSHAHVGVSNPWTQYLQFLPKTVLLPTVWTEDERPLLKGTSLEVAVGAKLRALDNEFEMIREASSDIPCWNGLLWHSGTVSLKDWVHLDALYRSRCLELPKSGESMVPCIDMINHSSDPSAYYDQNSDYEAVLLLRPGVSMSKGQEVTISYGDTKSAAEMLFSYGFIDPKSTSESLVLPLAPFPDDPLAKAKLVAFGKAPKVHVARDSGSIRWDSNFAYLKCVNEEDGLDFRILQDNEGNQQLRVFWQDEDVTDQISEFQKLVAQTHPLPEVLRLRVAVSVQENLEIHLEQLKSELPRHDSSTVREECLKHGLLLRQIETSLLEDAIQALEQEKNSLLEAENVVAYLGSMETSNSDLVGEEASNEADDFS from the exons ATGGCCCTCCCGATACAAGATCTTCCTGCCTGGGCCCGCCTCAACGATGTCTCCTTCGACAATGTCGAGGTAACCACCACCGTGGACAAGGGATACGGCGTGGTCAGCCAAAAGGACCTCGCTGCCCCTGAAGGCACCGTCGAGACCCCACAGCTGCTCGCTGTCCCCCACGACCTCATTCTCAACTCTCTGGCTGTCGAGGAACACGCAAAAGAAGACAAAGAGTTCAAACAGCTCCTAGAAGCCGTCGGACACCAT CCACCCCGCGTCAACGTTCTGCTCTTCCTGCTTGTTCAGTTAGCGCGGAACTCCAGTCACGCCCATGTGGGTGTTTCCAATCCATGGACTCAGTACTTGCAGTTCCTGCCCAAGACAGTCTTGCTGCCTACCGTCTGGACCGAGGACGAAAGGCCACTGTTGAAAGGCACCTCACTGGAGGTGGCTGTGGGAGCAAAACTCAGAGCCCTCGACAATGAGTTTGAAATGATTCGAGAAGCCTCGTCTGATATCCCTTGCTGGAACGGCCTTCTTTGGCACAGTGGCACCGTCTCGCTCAAAGATTGGGTGCATCTCGACGCCCTCTATCGATCAAGATGCCTGGAGCTTCCCAAATCCGGAGAGTCAATGGTCCCCTGCATCGACATGATCAACCATTCGTCCGACCCAAGTGCCTACTACGACCAAAACTCCGACTACGAGGCAGTACTGTTACTTCGCCCGGGAGTGAGCATGTCCAAGGGTCAAGAAGTAACCATCAGTTACGGCGACACCAAGTCTGCAGCTGAGATGCTCTTTAGCTACGGCTTCATCGACCCCAAATCGACGTCCGAGAGCCTGGTACTCCCTCTGGCACCCTTTCCCGACGACCCATTGGCCAAGGCGAAGCTTGTCGCGTTTGGGAAAGCGCCCAAAGTCCACGTGGCTCGGGACAGCGGCAGTATCCGGTGGGACAGCAATTTTGCATATCTCAAGTGTGTCAACGAGGAGGACGGCCTGGACTTTCGCATCCTGCAGGACAACGAGGGAAACCAGCAGCTGCGCGTTTTCTGGCAAGATGAAGACGTTACAGATCAGATTTCCGAGTTCCAAAAACTAGTAGCCCAaactcaccccctccccgaagTCCTCAGACTTCGAGTTGCCGTCTCAGTTCAGGAGAACCTTGAGATCCAtcttgagcagctcaagTCGGAGCTTCCCCGCCACGACTCTTCGACAGTCAGAGAAGAATGTCTCAAGCATGGTCTGCTGCTCCGACAGATCGAAACGAGTCTATTGGAAGATGCCATCCAAGCGTTGGAACAAGAG AAAAACTCGCTACTGGAAGCCGAAAACGTGGTGGCTTATCTCGGATCGATGGAGACTTCCAATTCGGACCTAGTCGGCGAAGAGGCGTCCAATGAGGCCGACGACTTCAGCTAA